In the genome of Spea bombifrons isolate aSpeBom1 chromosome 11, aSpeBom1.2.pri, whole genome shotgun sequence, one region contains:
- the LOC128469491 gene encoding beta-microseminoprotein-like yields MTLVFIAVLAISITACNGQCFAEKNNNPNGCTYKGVTHALNTEWETEVCQKCSCKQDVMSCCPKYTTPVNIDKDCISIFDEKNCIYRVVRKDDPCKQCKINNAVG; encoded by the exons ATG ACTTTGGTTTTCATTGCTGTTCTGGCAATTTCAATAACTGCATGTAATGGACAGTgttttgctgaaaaaaacaacaaccctAATG GTTGCACTTATAAAGGGGTGACACATGCCCTTAACACAGAGTGGGAGACTGAAGTCTGCCAAAAATGCTCATGTAAACAAGATGTAATGAGTTGTTGTCCAAA ATACACAACTCCAGTGAATATTGACAAAGATTGTATTTCAATTTTTGatgaaaaaaactgtatttacaGAGTTGTCAGGAAAGATGATCCGTGTAAACAATGTAAAATTAATAATGCGGTTGGTTAA